In the Sinorhizobium arboris LMG 14919 genome, one interval contains:
- a CDS encoding thermonuclease family protein, which translates to MKSQNRRFRIGGGSGAGQRSSPRRFAFGRSGVPAPRRRPSGSGGMAGGWIFLVLLGIGAYVASQLPPPERPMTGELRGLASASDGDSLRIDGRRIRIEGIDAPEIGQMCRRGEDVWDCGAQARQRLADLVAGAMIVCRLHGHDRYGRELGVCAADGTDLGREMVLSGHAVSYGLYRGEEETARAGRSGLWAGDFVRPQEWRRSKGRAAEGPHRATGWLEIILEWLQEHASAIMARFDID; encoded by the coding sequence GTGAAGTCGCAGAACCGCAGATTTCGAATTGGCGGCGGCAGCGGTGCAGGCCAGCGCTCCTCGCCAAGACGTTTTGCCTTCGGTCGATCAGGTGTTCCCGCGCCGCGCAGGAGGCCTTCCGGCAGCGGCGGCATGGCCGGCGGCTGGATATTCCTCGTCCTGCTCGGCATCGGCGCCTACGTGGCATCGCAGCTGCCGCCGCCGGAACGCCCGATGACAGGTGAGTTGCGAGGACTGGCGTCGGCCAGTGATGGCGACAGCCTGCGGATCGACGGGCGTCGTATACGCATCGAAGGCATCGATGCCCCGGAGATCGGCCAGATGTGCCGACGCGGGGAGGACGTGTGGGACTGCGGTGCGCAGGCGCGGCAACGGCTGGCGGATCTCGTTGCGGGAGCCATGATCGTCTGTCGCCTTCATGGCCACGACCGTTACGGTCGGGAACTGGGCGTCTGCGCAGCCGATGGGACCGACCTCGGGAGAGAGATGGTCCTCTCCGGTCATGCCGTCAGCTACGGGCTCTACCGCGGCGAAGAGGAAACGGCGCGGGCCGGGCGGTCAGGGCTCTGGGCCGGCGATTTCGTGAGGCCGCAAGAATGGCGGCGCTCGAAGGGCCGAGCGGCCGAGGGTCCGCACCGGGCGACCGGCTGGCTAGAGATCATTCTCGAATGGCTTCAGGAACACGCGAGCGCGATCATGGCGAGGTTCGACATTGACTGA
- a CDS encoding sensor histidine kinase, which yields MSIAGSTSTDKIIVDKSRNHRNKAVSKTVRATRQRLQTGSSAPSGFEREMLLLHIESVLHGAMALPLLVILIAASGIHLSGDPIILAWALMALAAHAVTVLLARKAKREDVAAEKVSVWRRRFLAGQMLTGLCWAIFTLPDCPSCGGIASGLFEGTVLFIALAATAMGTFLLRNALYYTFLPVLAALGFSSLTTGDPIDIGLTGILAISLVFLAFMTARMNRANVHILSVQSEKDDLIAELEVAKSMSDEARRRAEEANLAKSRFLASMSHELRTPLNAILGFSEVMSTEVLGPLSNPTYKEYTLDIHRSGEHLLNLINEILDLSRIEAGKYELSEDAVNLAEIVEDCIGMVQLRARGKNITISLQFEQAMPSVWADEKAMRQVTLNLLSNAVKFTPSGGEVTVKVGWTAGGGQYLSIRDNGPGIPEEEIPIVLSAFGQGSIAIKSAEQGTGLGLPIVQAILAKHNGQFILRSKLREGTEAIAILPPRRVLQSLPPVEDVPSLTRRRRSFA from the coding sequence ATGAGCATCGCCGGCAGCACATCGACCGACAAGATCATCGTCGACAAGTCGCGGAACCATCGAAACAAGGCTGTTTCGAAGACCGTTCGCGCGACGCGACAGCGGCTGCAGACCGGCTCTTCGGCACCATCCGGCTTCGAACGGGAGATGCTCCTGCTCCACATCGAGTCCGTGCTCCACGGCGCGATGGCCCTGCCCCTACTCGTGATACTGATCGCGGCCAGCGGCATTCATCTCTCGGGCGACCCCATTATTCTCGCCTGGGCGTTGATGGCCCTGGCGGCGCATGCGGTGACCGTCCTGCTCGCGCGAAAGGCCAAGCGCGAGGATGTCGCCGCCGAAAAAGTCTCCGTCTGGCGCCGCCGCTTCCTCGCCGGCCAGATGCTGACCGGCCTGTGCTGGGCGATCTTCACGCTCCCGGACTGTCCGTCCTGCGGCGGCATCGCTTCCGGGCTCTTCGAGGGAACGGTGCTCTTCATTGCTCTTGCGGCCACCGCCATGGGCACTTTTCTATTGCGCAACGCTCTCTACTACACGTTTCTACCAGTGCTCGCTGCGCTCGGATTCTCCTCGCTTACGACCGGGGACCCGATCGATATCGGCCTTACGGGCATTCTGGCGATTTCGCTGGTCTTCCTGGCGTTCATGACCGCCAGGATGAACCGCGCCAACGTCCATATCCTTTCAGTCCAGTCTGAGAAGGACGACCTCATCGCCGAGCTCGAGGTGGCGAAGTCCATGTCGGACGAGGCCCGCCGCCGCGCGGAAGAAGCGAATCTCGCCAAGTCGCGCTTCCTCGCCTCGATGTCGCATGAGCTGCGCACACCGCTCAATGCGATCCTGGGCTTCTCCGAAGTCATGTCGACGGAGGTGCTCGGGCCGCTCAGCAATCCGACGTACAAGGAATACACGCTGGACATCCATCGCTCCGGCGAGCACCTCTTGAACCTCATCAACGAAATTCTCGACCTTTCGCGGATCGAAGCCGGCAAATACGAGCTCAGCGAGGATGCGGTGAACCTGGCTGAAATCGTCGAGGATTGCATCGGCATGGTTCAGCTGCGCGCTCGCGGCAAGAACATAACGATCAGCCTGCAGTTCGAACAGGCGATGCCGTCGGTCTGGGCGGACGAAAAGGCGATGCGCCAGGTGACCCTCAATCTGCTGTCGAATGCCGTCAAGTTCACCCCGTCGGGCGGTGAAGTCACCGTGAAGGTCGGCTGGACCGCCGGCGGCGGGCAATATCTTTCGATCCGGGACAACGGTCCGGGCATTCCGGAAGAGGAAATTCCGATCGTCCTGTCCGCCTTCGGCCAGGGCTCGATCGCCATCAAGAGCGCCGAGCAGGGCACCGGTCTCGGGCTGCCGATCGTCCAGGCGATCCTCGCAAAGCACAATGGCCAGTTCATTCTGCGTTCGAAACTCCGGGAAGGCACCGAAGCGATCGCCATCCTGCCGCCGCGGCGGGTTCTGCAGAGCCTGCCACCGGTCGAGGACGTCCCCTCCCTCACCCGCCGGCGAAGAAGCTTTGCCTGA
- a CDS encoding diacylglycerol kinase: protein MDAKNTTSRNGTAGPVNKHTGIRHLFAAASYSFGGAKRLIGEAAFRHELIAFAVAMVAFAIVGANLFQYVAMAILFLLMMAFEAINTAIEEIVDRVSPEISEMGRNAKDLGSFACLCLILANAGYALYVIFLARFLG from the coding sequence ATGGACGCCAAGAACACAACCTCCCGCAACGGCACTGCCGGGCCCGTCAACAAGCATACCGGCATCCGGCACCTTTTCGCGGCGGCCAGCTATTCCTTCGGCGGTGCCAAGCGTCTGATCGGCGAGGCGGCTTTTCGGCATGAGCTTATCGCCTTCGCCGTCGCGATGGTCGCATTCGCGATCGTCGGAGCCAACCTGTTCCAATATGTCGCCATGGCGATCCTGTTTCTGCTGATGATGGCTTTCGAGGCGATCAATACGGCGATCGAGGAGATCGTCGACCGCGTCTCGCCGGAAATCTCCGAAATGGGCCGGAACGCCAAGGACCTCGGCTCCTTCGCCTGCCTCTGCCTCATTCTCGCCAATGCCGGCTATGCCCTCTACGTGATATTTCTCGCGCGTTTTCTCGGATGA
- the cobT gene encoding nicotinate-nucleotide--dimethylbenzimidazole phosphoribosyltransferase, whose product MSASGLPFDDFRELLRNLPGPDTAALVAARERDGQLTKPPGALGRLEEIAFWLAAWTGRSPAVNRPLVAIFAGNHGVTRQGVTPFPASVTAQMVENFAAGGAAINQICVAHDLGLKVFDLALDYPTGDITQEAALSERDCAATMAFGMEAIAGGTDLLCIGEMGIGNTTIAAAINLGLYGGTAEEWVGPGTGSEGEVLRRKIAAVEKAVSLHRDHLSDPLEVMRRLGGREIAAMAGAILAARMQKVPVIIDGYVATAAAAILKAANPSALDHCLIGHVSSEPGHMRAIEKLGKTPLLALGMRLGEGTGAALAAGIVKAAAACHSGMATFAQAGVSNKE is encoded by the coding sequence ATGAGCGCCAGCGGCCTGCCGTTTGATGATTTCCGCGAACTACTGCGCAATCTGCCGGGGCCGGACACGGCGGCACTCGTCGCGGCGCGCGAGCGGGACGGACAATTGACGAAGCCGCCCGGCGCCCTCGGGCGCCTCGAGGAAATCGCCTTCTGGCTTGCCGCCTGGACGGGGCGTTCGCCGGCGGTCAACCGACCGCTGGTCGCGATTTTTGCCGGCAATCATGGCGTGACCCGCCAAGGGGTGACGCCCTTTCCCGCTTCGGTGACGGCGCAGATGGTCGAGAACTTCGCCGCCGGCGGGGCTGCCATCAACCAGATTTGCGTAGCGCACGATCTCGGCCTCAAGGTCTTCGATCTGGCGCTCGATTATCCGACCGGCGACATCACCCAGGAAGCCGCTCTCTCCGAGCGCGACTGCGCCGCGACCATGGCTTTCGGCATGGAGGCGATCGCCGGCGGTACGGATCTTCTGTGCATCGGCGAAATGGGCATCGGCAACACGACGATCGCAGCTGCCATCAATCTCGGCCTTTACGGCGGCACGGCCGAGGAATGGGTCGGCCCGGGAACCGGCTCGGAAGGCGAGGTGCTCAGGCGCAAGATCGCCGCTGTTGAAAAGGCGGTTTCGCTGCACCGCGACCACTTGTCCGATCCGCTGGAAGTCATGCGGAGGCTTGGCGGCCGCGAGATCGCGGCAATGGCGGGCGCAATCCTTGCAGCGCGGATGCAGAAGGTTCCGGTTATCATCGACGGCTACGTCGCGACGGCAGCCGCGGCGATCCTCAAGGCAGCCAATCCGTCAGCGCTCGACCATTGCCTGATCGGCCATGTTTCGAGCGAGCCCGGCCATATGCGGGCGATCGAGAAGCTCGGCAAGACTCCGCTGCTGGCTCTCGGCATGCGGCTCGGCGAGGGCACGGGTGCGGCCCTTGCTGCGGGAATCGTCAAGGCGGCGGCAGCCTGCCACAGCGGCATGGCGACCTTCGCTCAGGCTGGCGTGAGCAATAAGGAGTAG
- a CDS encoding adenosylcobinamide-GDP ribazoletransferase, which translates to MTDIRELWADVARSVAFLSRIPLPDRYFRGYDGGLGRAVRAFPLAGILITLPAAAIAALLGAFHASSLFTAFLVVAAQAMVTGALHEDGLGDTADGFGGGRDREGALEIMKDSRIGTYGAVALILSFGLRASALAAFLPLLTPAGGGIAVLATAALSRAAMVWHWSRLPPARRSGVAASAGVPEARATSVALGSGVLLALVLFFLAGAPTVAVLLSFGAFGLIVPGFTRLAERKLGGHTGDTIGATQQLTEIAVLGALALAI; encoded by the coding sequence ATGACAGATATTCGCGAACTCTGGGCCGACGTCGCACGGTCGGTTGCGTTCTTGAGCCGAATCCCACTGCCGGATCGATATTTCCGCGGCTATGACGGCGGGCTCGGCCGCGCCGTGCGCGCCTTCCCGCTTGCGGGCATCCTGATCACCCTTCCCGCCGCCGCGATAGCGGCACTTCTGGGCGCGTTTCATGCGAGCTCGCTCTTTACCGCCTTTCTCGTCGTCGCGGCTCAGGCGATGGTCACCGGCGCATTGCATGAAGACGGCCTTGGCGATACGGCCGACGGTTTCGGCGGCGGGCGAGACCGGGAAGGAGCGCTGGAGATCATGAAGGACAGCCGCATCGGGACGTACGGTGCGGTTGCCCTCATTCTTTCCTTCGGGCTTCGAGCTTCGGCGCTTGCCGCCTTTCTGCCGCTGCTGACGCCGGCGGGCGGCGGAATTGCGGTGCTTGCCACGGCTGCGCTTAGCCGCGCCGCGATGGTCTGGCATTGGTCCCGTCTCCCGCCTGCCCGCCGTAGCGGGGTGGCTGCCTCGGCGGGCGTTCCCGAGGCGCGGGCGACGTCGGTTGCCCTCGGCTCTGGCGTTCTCCTCGCACTCGTGCTGTTTTTCCTCGCCGGCGCCCCGACTGTTGCCGTCCTACTCTCCTTCGGTGCTTTCGGACTTATCGTGCCCGGCTTCACGCGGCTTGCCGAACGCAAGCTCGGCGGCCATACCGGCGACACGATCGGCGCCACCCAGCAACTGACGGAAATCGCCGTTCTGGGTGCTCTTGCGCTGGCGATCTGA
- a CDS encoding DUF1289 domain-containing protein, producing the protein MESPCILVCTIDDRTGYCFGCGRTRQEIGAWTLYTDTERHSIMQALPARLETVERKPRRETRRSRMARERNDA; encoded by the coding sequence ATGGAATCTCCCTGCATTCTCGTCTGCACGATCGACGACAGGACCGGCTACTGTTTCGGCTGCGGACGCACACGCCAGGAAATCGGCGCCTGGACGCTCTACACCGATACCGAGCGGCACAGCATCATGCAGGCCCTGCCGGCACGACTGGAAACGGTCGAGCGCAAACCGCGGCGGGAGACACGCCGGTCGCGCATGGCCCGAGAACGAAACGACGCATGA
- a CDS encoding TIGR02281 family clan AA aspartic protease: protein MNRLIILLAILGIGLVLLIFNHGSGRTFGMNNDDFGQLVALGALATLFAAGIVRSRRTLGEGLTQIAIWLLIATVLVALYVYRFELQSVGDRLLAGLMPGRAMVITDSEGLQEVVLHKRIDGHFTADATINGREVNMLVDTGASSVVLTHEDAANVGLDVAALAYTISVMTANGPALAAPVVLPEIAIGPIRRTNIRAMVAAEGRLDSSLLGMSFLSTLDFLQMRSDQLRLRD from the coding sequence ATGAACAGGCTGATCATCCTCCTCGCAATTCTCGGTATCGGCCTCGTGCTGCTGATCTTCAATCACGGATCCGGCCGAACCTTTGGCATGAACAATGACGACTTCGGTCAGCTCGTAGCTCTCGGCGCGCTGGCAACGCTTTTTGCGGCCGGTATCGTCAGAAGCCGCAGAACGCTCGGCGAAGGGCTGACGCAGATCGCGATCTGGCTGCTGATCGCGACCGTCCTCGTGGCGCTCTATGTCTACCGGTTCGAACTCCAGTCGGTGGGCGACCGGCTGCTGGCCGGCCTTATGCCTGGCCGGGCCATGGTCATCACCGACAGCGAGGGTCTGCAGGAAGTGGTGCTGCATAAGCGGATCGACGGCCACTTTACCGCCGATGCAACGATCAACGGGCGTGAAGTCAACATGCTTGTGGACACCGGCGCGAGCAGCGTCGTGCTCACCCATGAGGACGCGGCAAATGTCGGTCTCGACGTGGCAGCGCTCGCCTATACGATATCGGTCATGACCGCGAACGGGCCGGCGCTCGCGGCACCGGTCGTCCTGCCGGAAATCGCCATCGGGCCGATCCGGCGAACGAATATCCGTGCCATGGTGGCGGCCGAAGGCAGGCTCGACAGCAGCCTGCTCGGCATGAGCTTCCTTTCGACACTCGATTTCCTGCAGATGCGCAGCGACCAGCTGCGGCTCAGGGATTGA
- a CDS encoding ABC transporter permease: MNIEAVKSIYFFEMARTRRTLLQSVVSPVISTSLYFIVFGAAIGARIQEIDGISYGAFITPGLMMLTLLTQCIGNGSFGIYFPKFTGTIYEVLSSPISMLEIVLGYVGAAATKGLMIGTIILITASLFVDLSIAHPFVMIFFFVLTAVTFSLFGFIIGIWAKDFEQLNLIPMLVVPPLVFLGGSFYSIDMLPPFWRAVSHFNPVLYLISGFRWSFFEISDVNPLASAAIILVFLALCMSVLTWIFRTGYKLRN, translated from the coding sequence ATGAATATCGAGGCGGTCAAATCCATCTATTTCTTCGAAATGGCGCGCACGCGCCGCACGCTTCTTCAAAGCGTGGTTTCGCCCGTCATCTCCACCTCGCTTTACTTCATCGTCTTCGGTGCCGCCATCGGCGCGCGCATCCAGGAAATTGACGGGATCTCTTACGGCGCCTTCATCACGCCGGGCCTCATGATGCTGACGCTTCTGACGCAATGCATCGGCAACGGCTCCTTCGGCATCTACTTCCCGAAGTTCACCGGCACGATCTACGAGGTGCTGTCGTCGCCGATATCCATGCTGGAGATCGTGCTCGGCTATGTAGGGGCGGCGGCGACGAAGGGATTGATGATCGGTACGATCATTTTGATCACGGCATCGCTCTTCGTCGATCTCAGTATCGCCCACCCCTTCGTAATGATTTTCTTCTTCGTTCTGACGGCGGTGACCTTCAGTCTTTTCGGCTTCATCATCGGCATCTGGGCGAAGGATTTCGAGCAGCTCAACCTCATCCCGATGCTGGTGGTCCCGCCGCTCGTCTTCCTCGGAGGCAGTTTCTATTCGATCGATATGCTGCCGCCATTCTGGCGGGCGGTGAGCCACTTCAATCCGGTCCTCTATCTGATCAGCGGTTTCCGCTGGAGTTTCTTCGAGATCTCCGACGTCAATCCGCTTGCCAGTGCGGCGATCATCCTCGTCTTTCTCGCTTTGTGCATGTCAGTTCTGACGTGGATTTTCCGGACCGGATACAAGCTGCGCAATTAG
- a CDS encoding ABC transporter ATP-binding protein, producing MAPIVSVSNLSKTYASGFQALKGVSLAIEEGEILALLGPNGAGKTTLISIVCGIVNATGGTVTVGGHDVVRDFRQTRAMIGLVPQELTTDAFETVWNTVSFSRGLHGKKPDPAHIEKVLKDLSLWNKKDSTLRELSGGMKRRVLIAKALSHEPRVLFLDEPTAGVDVSLRKSMWEVVQRLRASGVTIILTTHYIEEAEEIADRIAVINSGEILLVEDKNALMTKLGRKQLRVDLAQPLDGIPDSLASYNLQLEDDGERLIYEYDTSAERTGITALLAALAEAGIRLRDISTRQSSLEDIFVEIVEAGR from the coding sequence ATGGCGCCAATCGTTTCCGTTTCCAATCTGTCGAAGACCTATGCCTCGGGTTTTCAGGCTCTGAAGGGCGTCAGCCTCGCCATCGAAGAGGGCGAGATTCTAGCGCTCCTTGGTCCGAACGGCGCCGGCAAGACGACGCTGATCTCGATCGTCTGCGGCATCGTCAACGCGACCGGCGGCACGGTTACCGTCGGCGGCCACGATGTCGTTCGCGACTTCCGCCAGACGCGGGCGATGATAGGCCTGGTGCCGCAGGAACTGACGACCGATGCTTTCGAGACCGTGTGGAACACCGTTTCCTTCTCTCGCGGGCTTCACGGCAAGAAGCCGGACCCGGCACATATCGAAAAGGTGCTGAAAGACCTGTCGCTCTGGAACAAGAAGGACAGCACGCTGCGCGAGCTGTCCGGCGGCATGAAGCGGCGCGTGCTGATCGCCAAGGCGCTCTCGCACGAGCCCCGCGTCCTTTTCCTCGACGAGCCGACGGCCGGCGTCGACGTCAGCCTGCGCAAGAGCATGTGGGAGGTCGTGCAGCGGCTGCGCGCTTCGGGCGTGACGATCATTCTGACGACACATTACATCGAAGAAGCGGAGGAAATCGCCGACAGGATCGCGGTAATCAACAGCGGCGAGATATTGCTGGTCGAGGACAAGAACGCGCTGATGACGAAGCTCGGACGCAAGCAGCTGCGCGTCGATCTGGCCCAACCTTTGGATGGGATTCCCGATTCCCTCGCTTCCTACAATTTGCAGCTCGAGGACGATGGCGAACGACTGATCTACGAGTACGACACCAGCGCGGAGCGGACGGGCATCACGGCGCTGCTCGCGGCGCTGGCCGAGGCGGGAATAAGGCTCAGGGACATTTCCACGAGGCAGAGTTCGCTCGAGGATATATTCGTTGAAATCGTGGAGGCGGGGCGATGA